The following proteins come from a genomic window of Corynebacterium crudilactis:
- a CDS encoding TPM domain-containing protein codes for MNFSLVQLQKNIRRISVTVALGAGALFISSPFLNVDPAHATEIHIVAEAPEFYQENVTDYTGQISSSDVSNIQAAIDDVKASEQKVIFVVFLNSFDGVSPEAWTQQTVEANGGSNVLVYALAPEERQYGIYGGAQWSNAQLDAADSAVFQALTQQDWAGSAVALADAVGSGSSSGSGAGPGSSSGSGSSGAWLAAAGVGTAAAGGGIWAYSRNRKKKTGAANLEDARDIDPRDTNRLMRLPMETLENLAQEELTSTDESIRRGKEELSIATAEFGPERTRNFNRAMNHSTGTLQKAFEIQQRLNDSIPESDAERRSMLVEIISSCGQADDALDAEAKNFADMRNLLINAGSKLDEFTQKTVDLRTRLPQAQETLTGLRTRYAPEVIDSIDDNVDLANASLNEAEKVLPQAHELESKPAGQQGGLIDAIRLIEHAITTADKLLEGVEHADENISTAKANVADLIQEISDEINEAAQLKQTAAADGARADWAALDDAVRSASSVLVTASADAEKDPLGTYTELVDIDSALDVQLDAVRATAADQSRQLRVFDQQLESAGKQIQKAEDLISTRGKIVKAEARTHLANAQKLYAMAQQNRTRDTRAGIDYGRQAAVAAQRASKSAQSDITTYNNRNNSGGGTTGAIVTGMVINSILNSGRGGSGGFGGGFGGGGGGGFGGGGSFGGGGGGGGFRGGRF; via the coding sequence ATGAACTTTAGTCTGGTACAACTTCAGAAAAATATCCGCCGCATATCAGTAACTGTGGCGCTTGGAGCTGGTGCGCTTTTTATAAGCAGTCCGTTTCTTAATGTTGACCCGGCCCATGCCACAGAGATCCACATTGTGGCTGAAGCTCCAGAATTTTACCAAGAAAATGTCACAGACTACACCGGACAGATTTCTTCATCTGATGTCTCCAATATTCAGGCAGCCATCGATGATGTAAAAGCCTCTGAACAAAAAGTTATTTTCGTTGTCTTCCTTAATTCTTTTGACGGTGTCTCCCCCGAAGCCTGGACGCAGCAAACTGTCGAAGCCAACGGCGGAAGCAACGTCCTTGTGTATGCCCTCGCTCCAGAAGAACGGCAATACGGCATTTACGGTGGTGCGCAATGGTCTAATGCACAGCTAGATGCAGCCGATAGCGCAGTCTTTCAAGCATTGACACAGCAAGATTGGGCAGGTTCAGCCGTTGCGCTGGCAGACGCTGTTGGATCTGGTTCTAGCTCCGGATCAGGTGCTGGGCCTGGCTCTAGTTCTGGTTCCGGCTCTTCCGGCGCTTGGCTTGCAGCTGCAGGTGTCGGAACAGCTGCAGCTGGTGGCGGAATTTGGGCATATTCCCGCAACCGAAAGAAGAAAACTGGCGCAGCAAATCTAGAAGATGCACGTGACATCGATCCACGCGATACCAACAGGTTAATGCGACTGCCAATGGAAACTCTAGAAAACTTAGCCCAAGAAGAACTCACTTCTACAGACGAATCCATCCGTCGTGGCAAAGAAGAGCTCTCCATTGCTACCGCCGAGTTTGGCCCAGAGCGCACCCGCAATTTCAACCGCGCCATGAACCACTCCACTGGCACGTTGCAAAAGGCCTTTGAAATCCAACAACGCCTCAACGATTCCATCCCAGAATCCGATGCTGAGCGTCGTTCCATGCTGGTAGAGATCATTTCTTCTTGCGGCCAAGCCGATGATGCACTTGATGCCGAAGCCAAAAACTTTGCCGATATGCGCAATCTACTGATCAATGCGGGCAGTAAATTGGATGAATTTACCCAAAAGACCGTTGATCTACGCACCCGCCTTCCACAAGCACAAGAAACCCTCACGGGGCTGCGTACTCGCTATGCACCTGAAGTAATTGACAGCATCGACGACAACGTCGATCTCGCCAATGCTTCACTCAACGAAGCAGAAAAGGTACTGCCACAAGCCCACGAATTAGAGTCCAAGCCAGCAGGACAACAGGGCGGGCTTATCGACGCCATCCGACTCATCGAGCACGCCATCACTACTGCAGACAAACTTCTCGAAGGCGTTGAGCATGCCGATGAAAATATCTCTACTGCCAAAGCAAACGTGGCTGACCTCATCCAAGAAATCTCCGATGAAATCAATGAAGCAGCCCAGCTTAAACAAACTGCCGCAGCAGATGGCGCTCGCGCCGATTGGGCTGCACTCGATGATGCTGTTCGCTCCGCAAGCTCAGTACTAGTCACAGCTTCAGCCGATGCAGAAAAGGATCCTCTGGGAACCTATACCGAACTCGTCGATATTGATTCAGCCCTTGATGTCCAACTCGACGCTGTCCGTGCCACAGCCGCAGATCAATCCCGCCAGCTGCGAGTATTTGATCAGCAATTGGAATCTGCAGGTAAACAGATCCAAAAGGCAGAAGATCTTATTTCCACCCGTGGCAAAATCGTTAAAGCTGAAGCACGTACTCACCTAGCAAACGCACAAAAGCTGTATGCCATGGCGCAGCAAAACCGTACCCGCGATACCCGTGCAGGAATTGATTACGGACGCCAAGCAGCAGTAGCTGCCCAGCGAGCAAGTAAATCAGCCCAATCTGACATCACCACCTATAACAATCGCAATAACTCCGGTGGAGGCACCACTGGCGCAATTGTGACTGGCATGGTTATCAACTCAATCCTCAACAGTGGTCGCGGAGGCAGCGGTGGCTTTGGTGGAGGATTTGGCGGAGGTGGAGGTGGAGGCTTTGGTGGTGGCGGTAGCTTCGGAGGCGGAGGTGGAGGCGGTGGCTTCCGAGGTGGACGCTTCTAA